A section of the Leptospira noumeaensis genome encodes:
- a CDS encoding Cys-rich protein: protein MKHGKWILTLMLTFFFVNCQDIVEKKCQAACEVFVSCTEEELKLTLAPDVKRTGRIQCMDGCTTHNSDILQCYDQEPNSCKGFGQCLIQIGTLE from the coding sequence GTGAAACACGGTAAATGGATCTTAACTCTAATGTTGACTTTCTTTTTTGTCAACTGCCAAGACATAGTGGAAAAAAAATGCCAAGCAGCTTGTGAAGTATTTGTATCTTGTACTGAGGAAGAGTTAAAACTAACCTTGGCACCTGATGTCAAAAGAACAGGACGTATCCAATGTATGGATGGATGCACCACACACAATAGCGATATCTTACAATGTTATGACCAAGAACCAAATTCCTGCAAAGGATTTGGACAATGTTTAATTCAAATTGGTACTTTAGAATGA